A genomic stretch from Orcinus orca chromosome 14, mOrcOrc1.1, whole genome shotgun sequence includes:
- the LOXL4 gene encoding lysyl oxidase homolog 4 isoform X2: MKDPKSRLKSLTKKNSFWIHRVNCLGTEPHMANCQVQVAPAQGKLRPACPGGMHAVVSCVAGPHFRPLKEKPGSKESWAEETRVRLRSGAQVGEGRVEVLRNRRWGTVCDHGWNLISASVVCRQLGFGSAREALFGAQLGQALGPIHLSEVRCGGYERTLSDCPSLEGSQSGCQHDNDAAVRCNIPNLGFQDQVRLAGGRSPEEGVVEVQVDVNGVQRWGAVCSDHWGLSEAMVACRQLGLGFANHAIKDTWYWQGTPGAGEVVMSGVHCSGTELALQQCQRHGPVHCSHGAGHFSAGVSCTDSAADLVLNAQLVQETAYLEDRPLSQLYCAHEENCLSRSADRMDWPYGHRRLLRFSSQIHNLGRADFRPKTGRHSWIWHQCHRHYHSIEVFTHYDLLTLNGSKVAEGHKASFCLEDTSCPTGMQRRYACANFGEQGVTVGCWDTYRHDIDCQWVDITDVGPGDYIFQVVVNPKLEVAESDFSNNVMRCRCKYDGQRVWLHDCHTGDAHRANTEHSPEQEQRLRNNLI; encoded by the exons ATGAAGGATCCCAAGTCTAG ACTGAAGAGCTTGACAAAGAAGAATTCCTTCTGGATCCACCGGGTCAACTGCCTGGGAACAGAGCCCCACATGGCCAACTGCCAGGTGCAGGTGGCACCAGCCCAGGGCAAGCTGCGGCCGGCCTGCCCGGGGGGCATGCACGCTGTGGTCAGCTGTGTGGCAGGGCCCCACTTCCGCCCTCTGAAGGAGAAGCCCGGGAGCAAGGagtcctgggcagag GAGACGAGGGTGCGCCTCCGCTCGGGGGCCCAGGTGGGCGAGGGCCGGGTGGAGGTGCTCAGGAACCGCCGGTGGGGCACGGTCTGCGACCACGGGTGGAACCTCATCTCCGCCAGCGTCGTGTGTCGTCAGCTCGGCTTCGGCTCTGCTCGGGAGGCCCTCTTTGGGGCCCAGCTGGGCCAAG CGCTGGGGCCCATCCACCTGAGTGAGGTGCGCTGCGGGGGCTATGAGCGGACCCTCAGTGACTGCCCCTCCCTGGAAGGCTCCCAGAGTGGTTGCCAGCATGACAATGATGCTGCCGTGAGGTGCAACATCCCTAACTTGGGCTTCCAGGATCAG GTGCGCTTGGCCGGCGGACGCAGCCCCGAGGAGGGGGTGGTGGAGGTGCAGGTGGACGTGAACGGGGTCCAGCGCTGGGGGGCTGTGTGCAGCGACCACTGGGGCCTCAGCGAAGCCATGGTGGCCTGCCGACAGCTTGGTCTGGGCTTTGCCAACCATGCCATCAAG GACACCTGGTACTGGCAGGGGACGCCGGGGGCCGGAGAAGTGGTGATGAGCGGGGTGCACTGCTCAGGCACAGAGCTGGCCTTGCAGCAGTGCCAAAGGCACGGGCCGGTGCACTGCTCCCACGGTGCAGGGCACTTCTCAGCCGGAGTCTCCTGCACAGACA GTGCTGCAGACCTCGTGCTGAACGCCCAGCTAGTGCAGGAGACGGCCTACCTGGAGGACCGCCCGCTCAGCCAGCTGTACTGTGCCCATGAAGAGAACTGCCTCTCCCGGTCCGCTGACCGCATGGACTGGCCCTACGGACACCGGCGCCTCTTGCGCTTCTCCTCACAGATCCACAACCTGGGCCGGGCCGACTTTCGTCCCAAGACAGGACGCCACAGCTGGATTTGGCACCAGTGCCACAG GCACTACCACAGCATTGAGGTCTTCACCCACTATGACCTGCTCACTCTCAATGGCTCCAAGGTGGCTGAGGGGCACAAGGCCAGCTTCTGTCTAGAGGACACAAGTTGCCCTACAG GAATGCAGAGGCGCTACGCATGTGCCAACTTTGGGGAACAGGGAGTGACCGTTGGCTGCTGGGACACCTACCGACATGACATTGATTGCCAGTGGGTGGATATCACAGACGTGGGCCCTGGGGATTATATCTTCCAG GTGGTTGTGAACCCCAAGCTCGAGGTGGCAGAGTCCGATTTCTCGAACAACGTGATGCGGTGCCGCTGCAAATACGACGGGCAACGGGTCTGGCTGCACGACTGCCACACAG GGGACGCACACCGAGCTAACACAGAGCACTCCCCGGAACAGGAGCAGCGTCTCAGGAACAACCTCATCTGA